A genomic segment from Archangium lipolyticum encodes:
- a CDS encoding glucan 1,4-alpha-glucosidase: MSFIHAGDNHPSARQPILRPHGWLALVTGLLLLSGCAGPPAPGRPGSLAIWTPANKVGFGTAHGESSHVWYTLGASGELTEVYYPTLGTPSVRDLRFVVSDGRTFAESEQDATEHRVELVEPRSLTYRQVNTARSGRYRLTKTYVTDPGRDALLVDVRFESLSGEPYALYVVYDPSLSNDGMDDSGTSHDGVLLATDAKAASALMARPAFTRTSSGFLGVSDGWTDLREDYTLSWSYGSASEGNVVQTARLAVDGRSRQQVTLALGFGPTAREAQRTARGSLETGFQELAQRYAAGWHAYLDSLSPAPASAQAWRTTYDVSVMVMAASEDKTYRGAYIASPSMPWVWGTRKLENPSGPYHLVWSRDLYQVATALLAAGDRAGAERSLDHLFQVQQKPDGSFPQNAEVDGTPRWTSLQLDEVALPIVLAWQLGRADARTYTEHIRKAADFLVANGPITPQERWENQGGYSPGTIAAEVAGLICAADLARRNGDTASAERYEATADAWQRQVEGWTVTANGPLAQHPYYLRLTKDGNPNAGTTYSVGDGGPSAVDQRRVVDPSFLELVRLGVKPADDPAIVRTLPVVDAQLRVETPNGPFWRRYDFDGYGETREGAPWDISEPDTGLTLGRAWPIFAGERGEYALLVGQPADGFLAAMARSGNDGYMLPEQVWDGRPPSGEPGFVPGEGTFSATPLVWSHAQFVRLAWSIQAGYPVEQPSVVACRYARVCRE, translated from the coding sequence ATGTCTTTCATTCACGCAGGGGACAATCATCCGAGCGCCAGGCAACCCATCCTCCGGCCGCATGGCTGGCTGGCGCTCGTAACGGGTCTGCTGCTGCTGTCCGGCTGCGCGGGGCCTCCGGCGCCCGGCCGCCCTGGCTCGCTCGCCATCTGGACGCCCGCGAACAAGGTGGGGTTCGGCACCGCGCACGGGGAGTCGAGTCACGTCTGGTACACGCTCGGCGCCAGCGGAGAGCTGACGGAGGTCTACTACCCCACGCTCGGCACTCCGAGCGTGAGGGACCTGCGCTTCGTGGTCTCCGATGGCCGCACCTTCGCCGAGTCGGAGCAGGACGCCACCGAGCACCGTGTCGAGCTGGTGGAGCCGCGCAGCCTCACCTACCGCCAGGTGAACACCGCCCGCTCCGGCCGCTACCGTCTCACCAAGACGTACGTGACGGACCCGGGCAGGGATGCGCTGCTCGTCGACGTGCGCTTCGAGTCCCTCTCCGGTGAGCCGTATGCGCTCTACGTGGTGTATGACCCGTCACTGTCCAACGATGGCATGGACGACTCGGGCACGAGCCATGACGGCGTGCTGCTCGCCACCGACGCGAAGGCCGCGAGCGCCCTGATGGCCCGGCCCGCCTTCACGCGGACCTCGAGCGGCTTCCTGGGCGTGAGCGATGGCTGGACCGACCTCCGGGAGGACTACACGCTGAGCTGGAGCTACGGCTCGGCGTCCGAGGGCAACGTGGTGCAGACGGCCCGGCTGGCGGTGGACGGGCGCTCCCGCCAGCAGGTGACGCTCGCGCTCGGCTTCGGCCCCACGGCGCGCGAGGCCCAGCGGACGGCACGAGGCTCGCTGGAGACGGGCTTCCAGGAGCTCGCCCAGCGGTACGCCGCCGGCTGGCACGCCTACCTGGACTCGCTGTCTCCCGCGCCGGCCAGCGCCCAGGCCTGGCGCACCACCTATGACGTGTCGGTGATGGTGATGGCGGCCTCCGAGGACAAGACCTACCGGGGCGCCTACATCGCCTCGCCCAGCATGCCGTGGGTGTGGGGCACCCGGAAGCTGGAGAACCCGTCCGGGCCCTACCACCTCGTGTGGTCGCGCGACCTGTATCAGGTCGCCACCGCGCTGCTGGCCGCCGGAGACCGGGCAGGAGCGGAGCGCTCGCTCGACCACCTCTTCCAGGTGCAGCAGAAGCCGGACGGCTCCTTCCCGCAGAACGCCGAGGTGGATGGAACCCCGCGCTGGACCAGCCTCCAGCTCGACGAAGTCGCCCTCCCCATCGTCCTGGCCTGGCAGCTCGGCCGGGCCGATGCGCGGACGTACACCGAGCACATCCGCAAGGCGGCGGACTTCCTGGTGGCCAACGGCCCCATCACGCCGCAGGAGCGCTGGGAGAACCAGGGGGGCTATTCACCTGGGACGATCGCCGCGGAGGTGGCGGGGCTCATCTGCGCCGCGGACCTCGCGCGCCGCAACGGAGACACCGCCTCCGCCGAGCGCTACGAGGCGACCGCGGACGCCTGGCAGCGTCAGGTGGAGGGCTGGACGGTGACGGCCAACGGGCCGCTGGCGCAGCACCCGTACTACCTGCGGCTGACGAAGGACGGGAATCCCAACGCGGGAACGACCTACAGCGTGGGAGATGGAGGCCCGTCCGCCGTGGACCAGCGCCGGGTGGTGGACCCGAGCTTCCTCGAGCTGGTGCGGCTGGGCGTGAAGCCGGCGGATGACCCGGCCATCGTGCGAACGCTGCCCGTGGTGGACGCGCAGCTGCGGGTGGAGACGCCCAACGGTCCCTTCTGGCGCCGGTACGACTTCGACGGGTATGGCGAGACGCGCGAGGGCGCCCCGTGGGACATCAGCGAGCCCGACACCGGGCTGACGCTCGGGAGGGCCTGGCCCATCTTCGCGGGCGAGCGGGGCGAGTACGCGCTCCTCGTGGGACAGCCCGCGGACGGCTTCCTCGCCGCGATGGCCCGCTCGGGCAACGACGGGTACATGCTGCCCGAGCAGGTATGGGATGGCCGTCCTCCGTCCGGAGAGCCCGGCTTCGTTCCCGGCGAGGGGACGTTCTCCGCCACGCCCCTCGTCTGGTCGCATGCCCAGTTCGTGCGCCTGGCCTGGTCCATCCAGGCCGGCTACCCGGTGGAACAACCCTCGGTGGTGGCCTGCCGCTACGCCCGGGTCTGCCGCGAATGA
- a CDS encoding (2Fe-2S)-binding protein, which translates to MKLDINGKEHEVSDENPHRVLLWVLRDELGLVGTRFSCGAGICGACTVHVDGVATRACISPISLLAGKRIRTVEGLSRPGPDGKPRLHPVQRAFLQVQAPQCGWCMSGQMMTAAALLEKNPSPSPEQVVEAMSHNYCRCGTYPRIKKAVLAAASQLAEETEP; encoded by the coding sequence ATGAAGCTCGACATCAACGGCAAGGAACACGAGGTCTCCGACGAGAACCCCCACCGCGTACTGCTGTGGGTGCTTCGGGACGAGCTGGGCCTCGTGGGCACCCGCTTCAGCTGCGGTGCCGGCATCTGCGGCGCCTGCACGGTCCACGTGGATGGCGTCGCCACCCGCGCGTGCATCTCGCCCATCTCCCTGCTGGCCGGCAAGCGCATCCGCACCGTGGAGGGCCTGTCCCGCCCGGGCCCCGATGGCAAGCCGCGGCTGCACCCCGTGCAGCGGGCCTTCCTCCAGGTCCAGGCCCCCCAGTGCGGCTGGTGCATGAGCGGTCAGATGATGACCGCCGCCGCCCTCCTGGAGAAGAACCCGAGCCCCTCGCCCGAGCAGGTGGTGGAGGCCATGAGCCACAACTACTGCCGCTGCGGCACCTACCCCCGCATCAAGAAGGCCGTGCTCGCGGCGGCGAGCCAGCTGGCCGAGGAGACGGAGCCATGA
- a CDS encoding uracil-xanthine permease family protein, which translates to MQPPLPLQKKVVLGLQHTIAMFGATVLVPLLTGLNPSVALFGAGLATLLFHVLTGLGVPIFLGSSFAFIAPIIAVLKAEGPAAVGGGLLAAGAMYIVFSALVKAVGIQRIQQIFPPIVTGPVIIVIGLGLANVAVNQAQSHWGLALVTLLAAIITSVFARGLFKMIPILIAVIAGYVTSLVLGAVEPAKLDAIRDAAWVGLPAFHAPAFSWTAIFVLAPVAVVTFIEHIGDVIVNGRVVGKNFLERPGLPRTLFADGIANMVSAALGGPAATTYAENTGVLAVTRVYDPAVLRIAAGFAMLFGLSPKLAAVFQSLPAGVLGGVSILLFGMIASVGIRTLSEARIDFAHSRNLIVVSLILVLGLGGAKVPLTFGGVHLELHGMALAALVGILANALLPASLDREELDAHPAQESPPTSDSTRGVK; encoded by the coding sequence ATGCAGCCGCCCCTCCCGCTCCAGAAGAAGGTCGTGCTGGGCCTCCAGCACACCATCGCCATGTTCGGCGCCACCGTGCTGGTGCCGCTCCTCACCGGCCTCAACCCCAGCGTCGCCCTCTTCGGCGCCGGGCTCGCCACCCTCCTCTTCCACGTGCTCACCGGGCTCGGCGTGCCCATCTTCCTGGGCAGCAGCTTCGCCTTCATCGCCCCCATCATCGCCGTGCTCAAGGCCGAGGGCCCCGCCGCCGTCGGTGGCGGGCTCCTCGCCGCCGGCGCCATGTACATCGTCTTCTCCGCCCTGGTGAAGGCCGTCGGCATACAGCGCATCCAGCAGATCTTCCCGCCCATCGTCACCGGCCCCGTCATCATCGTCATCGGGCTCGGCCTCGCCAACGTCGCCGTCAACCAGGCCCAGAGTCACTGGGGGCTGGCGCTCGTCACGCTGCTGGCCGCCATCATCACCAGCGTCTTCGCCCGGGGTCTCTTCAAGATGATTCCCATCCTCATCGCCGTCATCGCCGGCTACGTGACGTCGCTGGTGCTCGGCGCGGTGGAGCCCGCGAAGCTCGATGCCATCCGGGATGCCGCCTGGGTGGGCCTGCCTGCCTTCCACGCCCCGGCCTTCTCGTGGACGGCCATCTTCGTGCTCGCCCCGGTGGCCGTGGTCACCTTCATCGAGCACATCGGCGACGTCATCGTGAACGGCCGCGTGGTGGGGAAGAACTTCCTCGAGCGCCCCGGCCTGCCGCGCACCCTCTTCGCCGATGGCATCGCCAACATGGTCTCCGCCGCGCTCGGAGGCCCCGCCGCCACCACGTACGCGGAGAACACCGGCGTGCTCGCCGTCACCCGCGTCTACGACCCCGCCGTGCTGCGCATCGCCGCCGGCTTCGCCATGCTCTTCGGCCTCTCGCCCAAGCTGGCCGCCGTGTTCCAGAGCCTCCCGGCCGGCGTGCTCGGCGGCGTGAGCATCCTGCTCTTCGGGATGATCGCCTCCGTCGGCATCCGCACCCTCTCCGAGGCGCGCATCGACTTCGCCCACAGCCGCAACCTCATCGTGGTCAGCCTCATCCTCGTGCTCGGCCTGGGTGGCGCCAAGGTGCCGCTCACGTTCGGCGGGGTCCACCTGGAGCTGCACGGCATGGCCCTGGCCGCGCTCGTGGGCATCCTGGCCAACGCGCTCCTCCCCGCCTCGCTCGATCGCGAGGAGTTGGATGCCCACCCCGCCCAGGAGTCTCCGCCCACCTCGGACTCCACGCGCGGCGTGAAGTAG
- a CDS encoding xanthine dehydrogenase family protein molybdopterin-binding subunit produces MSDSLPKKGWRPTRRQFLLGLGVGGTGAVALGLPALRLGVAEWFDKGDMPTPKGKLDPTVWFELFPDDRVRLHLPKVEMGQGVHTALAQIAAEELEVPWEQLEVVHASTSRGPVDSQGTSGSQTVVGLFTPLREVAATLREMLRAEAARQLSVPAASLVAAAGTFSVRDQPERKLRYGEVVAKHTGTWEVPEQAPALKPAKDFQLIGQSMPRVDMEAKLTGQPVYAYDQRLPGMLYGAVARPPRLGSTLRSAREGQAPQQPGVVAVVVEGDFAAVAAESRAQAYAALAHLELEWSEGESLQQADIEALTTVKEGEGVIVQDEGDAPAHLGRGKPLSAEYRTPIAAHAHLEPQAALVEVKPERVRVWMATQVPGSIRKQVAKALDREEESVELLPTYLGGGFGRRLDARPAIEAARLSRATGRPVHVGWNRTEEFRQGFFRPPTHHQLRASLDESGRVLAFEHQQASGDVIFSLIPEVAAAVLGADLGAWRGGSIRYAVAHRQARAQRVKLPVPTGTWRGLGLLANTFALESFMDELAHAAGEDPLAFRLKHLPEDELGRRWRKVLEAAASRAGWGTAAPEGRARGIACSMDVKTLVAQVAEVSVEGGRVRVHRFTSAVDCGLVINPDGAMAQVEGAVMMGLSSTLSERITVKQGQVEAENFHDYPLLTMADAPDVETVLVGEGDTPHGMGEPPMGPVAAAVANAVFTLTGKRLRSLPLRLG; encoded by the coding sequence ATGAGCGACTCGCTCCCGAAGAAGGGCTGGCGTCCCACGCGCCGGCAGTTCCTGCTCGGCCTGGGCGTAGGCGGTACCGGAGCCGTGGCCCTGGGTCTGCCCGCCCTGCGCCTGGGAGTGGCGGAGTGGTTCGACAAGGGCGACATGCCCACCCCGAAAGGCAAGCTGGATCCCACCGTCTGGTTCGAGCTCTTCCCGGATGACCGCGTGCGTCTGCACCTGCCCAAGGTGGAGATGGGCCAGGGCGTCCACACCGCGCTGGCGCAGATCGCCGCCGAGGAGCTGGAGGTCCCCTGGGAGCAGTTGGAGGTGGTGCACGCCAGCACCTCCCGTGGGCCGGTGGATTCGCAAGGCACCTCGGGCAGCCAGACCGTGGTCGGCCTGTTCACCCCGCTGCGCGAGGTGGCCGCCACCCTCCGGGAGATGCTGCGCGCCGAGGCTGCCCGCCAGTTGAGCGTGCCGGCCGCGTCGCTCGTGGCGGCGGCCGGGACGTTCAGCGTGCGAGACCAGCCCGAGCGGAAGCTGCGCTACGGCGAGGTGGTGGCGAAGCACACGGGCACGTGGGAGGTGCCCGAGCAGGCTCCGGCCCTCAAGCCCGCGAAGGACTTCCAGCTCATCGGCCAGTCGATGCCGCGCGTGGACATGGAGGCCAAGCTCACCGGCCAGCCGGTGTACGCGTATGACCAGCGATTGCCCGGCATGTTGTACGGCGCCGTGGCCCGGCCGCCGAGACTCGGGAGCACGCTGCGCAGTGCCCGCGAGGGCCAGGCGCCCCAGCAGCCGGGCGTGGTGGCGGTGGTGGTGGAAGGTGACTTCGCCGCGGTGGCCGCCGAGTCCCGCGCGCAGGCCTATGCCGCCCTGGCCCACCTGGAGCTGGAGTGGTCCGAGGGCGAGTCCCTCCAGCAGGCGGACATCGAGGCGCTGACGACCGTGAAGGAGGGCGAGGGGGTAATCGTCCAGGACGAGGGCGACGCACCGGCGCACCTGGGACGGGGCAAGCCCCTGAGCGCCGAGTACCGCACGCCCATCGCGGCGCACGCGCACCTGGAGCCGCAGGCCGCGCTGGTGGAGGTGAAGCCGGAGCGGGTGCGGGTGTGGATGGCCACCCAGGTGCCCGGGAGCATCCGCAAGCAGGTGGCCAAGGCACTGGACCGCGAGGAGGAGAGCGTCGAGCTCCTCCCCACCTACCTGGGAGGAGGCTTCGGACGGCGCCTGGACGCGCGGCCCGCCATCGAGGCCGCGAGGCTCTCGCGGGCCACGGGCCGGCCGGTGCACGTGGGGTGGAACCGCACCGAGGAGTTCCGCCAGGGATTCTTCCGTCCGCCCACGCACCACCAGCTGAGGGCCTCGCTGGACGAGTCCGGCCGGGTGCTGGCGTTCGAGCACCAGCAGGCCAGCGGCGACGTCATCTTCTCGCTGATACCGGAGGTCGCGGCCGCGGTGCTGGGGGCGGATCTCGGCGCCTGGCGGGGAGGCTCCATCCGTTACGCCGTGGCCCACCGTCAGGCGCGGGCCCAGCGCGTGAAGCTGCCCGTGCCCACCGGCACCTGGCGCGGCCTGGGCCTACTGGCCAACACGTTCGCGCTGGAGAGCTTCATGGACGAGCTGGCCCACGCGGCCGGGGAGGATCCGCTGGCCTTCCGGTTGAAGCACCTGCCGGAAGACGAGCTGGGCCGCCGCTGGCGCAAGGTGCTGGAGGCGGCGGCCTCGCGCGCGGGCTGGGGAACGGCCGCGCCCGAGGGCCGCGCCCGAGGCATCGCGTGCTCCATGGACGTGAAGACCCTGGTGGCCCAGGTGGCCGAGGTCTCCGTCGAGGGCGGCCGGGTGCGTGTGCACCGCTTCACGAGCGCCGTGGACTGCGGCCTGGTCATCAACCCGGACGGAGCCATGGCCCAGGTGGAGGGCGCGGTGATGATGGGGTTGAGCTCCACCCTGTCCGAGCGGATCACCGTGAAGCAGGGGCAGGTGGAGGCGGAGAACTTCCACGACTACCCGCTGCTGACGATGGCGGACGCCCCGGACGTCGAGACGGTGCTGGTGGGCGAAGGCGACACGCCGCACGGCATGGGCGAGCCGCCGATGGGACCCGTGGCGGCCGCCGTGGCCAATGCCGTCTTCACCCTCACCGGGAAGCGCCTGCGGAGCCTGCCCCTGCGGCTGGGGTGA